The Pediococcus inopinatus genome has a window encoding:
- a CDS encoding DUF536 domain-containing protein: MMPKTIRELADEFGVSKQAIRKKLDANFRVKYVQTVPRNGVQTLVVSNSGYLLLKQHFDGGNIQKLGEKKFTSSTGNMSINTIELLNQQLAIKDNQIKEKDEQLKSMQKLLDQSQQLQLIAERKIEESKAIITKQSPFNNTECNNNRVDPKLKKTWWRFW; encoded by the coding sequence ATCATGCCTAAAACTATTAGAGAACTTGCTGACGAATTTGGTGTATCAAAACAAGCCATTAGGAAAAAACTAGATGCAAACTTTAGAGTAAAATATGTGCAAACCGTTCCTAGGAACGGAGTACAAACCTTAGTTGTCAGTAACTCGGGGTATTTGCTGTTAAAACAACATTTTGATGGTGGTAACATCCAAAAACTTGGAGAGAAGAAATTTACTAGTAGCACTGGTAACATGAGTATAAATACAATAGAATTACTCAACCAGCAATTAGCAATTAAAGATAACCAAATTAAAGAAAAAGATGAACAATTAAAATCAATGCAAAAATTATTGGATCAATCACAACAATTGCAATTAATTGCTGAAAGAAAGATTGAAGAATCAAAAGCAATTATTACTAAGCAAAGTCCATTTAATAATACTGAGTGCAATAATAACCGAGTTGATCCAAAACTAAAAAAAACTTGGTGGCGTTTTTGGTAA